Genomic segment of Bacteroides stercoris ATCC 43183:
ATCTTTCTGTCCGACATATATTTTCGTTTTTATATTTTTCCGGCTGCAAAAGTACGAAATATTCTACAACAATACCTAACTTTGCCGGCTCAATGATAGCGTAAACCTAAAATGAAGCATTTAAAAAGATTTCCCGAGTTCATACGTTTTGTCATGGTGGGTATCCTTGCAACCGCTTTGCACTACGGGATATACTTCTTACTGCAACGGTTCATCAATGTAAATATAGCCTATACCCTCGGCTATGCCCTGAGCTTTATCGCCAATTTCTACCTTACCGCATACTTCACGTTCGGCAAAAAGCCGTCATGGAGCAAGGCGTTCGGTTTTGGCGGAGCACATTTATTCAATTACCTGCTGCACATCGGTTTGCTGAATACATTCCTCTGGTTGGGACTCTCCAAAACCCTTGCCCCTATTCCGGTATTCGCCATAGCCATTCCGGTCAATTTCCTGTTGGTACGCTTCGTTTTCAAACGAAAAGACTGATATTTCTCAAATCAATAATTTTTAATTATAATATTTATCCCGGACTTCTCCGGAAAATAATATATTTGCAAAGTATTTACCATACACATTTGCGAAATGAAGAAAGTAACCCTACTGATTCCGGTCTACAACGAAGAAGCGATGCTCCCTACCCTATATCAGCGCTTGATAGAACTTATCAACCGCAACAGCACTTATGCATGGGAAATCCTATTTATCAATGACGGCAGCAGCGACCGGACACTCGATGTTATCCGCCAACTCCGACAAACGGACAGCAGGGTAAATTTCGTGAACCTCTCGCGCAACTTCGGCAAGGAAATCGCCATGCTTGCAGGCTTCGACTACACCACCGGAGACTGCTGCGTGGTAATGGATGCCGACCTGCAAGACCCTCCCGAACTTGTAGACCGGATGCTGCAATACTGGGAAGAAGGTTATGACGACATCTACGCCAAACGCCGCAACCGTGGCGAAGAGAGCTGGATGCGCCGCCGGCTGTCACTTGCCTTCTACAGCATCTTACAAAAGATGAGCCGGATAGATATCCTGCCGAACGTAGGAGACTTCCGCCTGCTCGACCGCCGCTGCGTACTGACGTTAAGACACTTGCGCGAACAGGAACGCTATACCAAAGGACTATTCTGCTGGATAGGCTACCGGAAGAAAAGCATAGAATTCGACCGGGGCGACCGCCTTGCCGGACACTCCTCATGGAGTTTCTTCAAACTGCTGAACCTGGCAATCGAAGGAATCACCTCCTCTTCCACCGCTCCCCTGCGCATTGCCACCGTTTGCGGTATCCTCTGTTCCATTTCCAGCTTTATCTACGCTATCTATTTCCTGATAAAGACCATCATATACGGCGACCAGGCCGCCGGTTTCCCCACCCTGATAGTCGTTATTCTGTTCCTAGGCGGCATCCAACTGTTCGCATTGGGCGTTATCGGAGAGTATATCGGACGTATTTTCAAAGAGACCAAAAGACGCCCTGCTTATATCGCATCGGATTACAATGAGAAGAAGTTGGGATATGACGAATAAATTACTATTGCCCACTAATTTCCGTATGGCTAAAGAGGCGGTTGCTCACTTTTCCGCTTCCGCCACAACTGATAGCTATTGAAAATATTTTGCCACATATTATATCTTAACTAACCTATCAAACTGATTATCATAGAAGAATTCCACCTATTACCAACTGTGGGTAACCAAAGGCTATTACCTGCCCCAAAAAGAAACAAGGCTTTTGCCTTACAATAGCTTTTTCAGTTCCTCAATGTCCGGCAAAGCGTTACGAAGCCGTTCCGGCATATCTTTAGAAGCACGGTATGTAGCAACTCCCATCGGTTTGTTATAATCACGAACGGCAAACTCTACAAAGGTCTGATTCATTTCTCTGCAAAGGATTATGCCGATAGAGGGATTCTCGTGCGGCTTTCTGATATATGTATCTAAGGCGGATAGATAAGTATTCAACTGCCCCAAATAAGATGTACGGAATTTTCCTGATTTCAACTCGACCGCGACCAGAGAATTAAGCTCCCGATTGAAAAAGAGCAAATCAATGAACATTTCTTCCCCTGCAACCTCCATGCGATATTGATTGCCTATAAAACTGAAATCTTGCCCAAAGGTCATGATAAACTTCTTCACATTGGCAACAATCGCCTTTTCTACTATCTTTTCATCTAAATCTTCTTCCTCTTCATTCAGTTCCTCCACATTAATGAAATCAAGCAAGTATTCATCTTTGAATGAACAAACAGCTTTTAGAGCTTGCTTAGTATCGGGCAATGTTTGTGCGAAATTATTAGGTAAAGTTCCCCGATGGTTGTATAGGTCTGCTTTTAAGTAATCCCTTAAAGTGTATTTACTCCAATAGTGAATGGCGCACTCATGTATATAAAACAGCCTTGCTTCCAAAGTCTTAGCTTTGGATATTATTTCGGTATGATGACTAAAGCCGATTGAAAGAAAATCAGACCAGTTAAATTCGTCAGCCAGTGGCTGGCGAATTACGCTCAACAGCAATTTTTCATCTAATATCAAATCGCCAGCCGCTGGCTGGCGATTTAAGACAGGCTCCCATTCTTCATAGAAAACTCGCATATTCTTTATATTCGAAACCGAAAATCCCCTTAACCCCGGCAATTCTTTTTGCAACAGAGAAGATATCTGTTCAATTGCACCTTTCCCCCAAAAGCCTGTACGGGAATTTTCCGATACATAACGTCCGATGCCGTAATAAAGAGATAGCTGTTCCTTGTTCACCGATGCGGCTGCACGGTACTGGCTGCGTAGAATAGCTTCT
This window contains:
- a CDS encoding GtrA family protein, giving the protein MKHLKRFPEFIRFVMVGILATALHYGIYFLLQRFINVNIAYTLGYALSFIANFYLTAYFTFGKKPSWSKAFGFGGAHLFNYLLHIGLLNTFLWLGLSKTLAPIPVFAIAIPVNFLLVRFVFKRKD
- a CDS encoding YhcG family protein: MNINQNYIEAVKTIKEAILRSQYRAAASVNKEQLSLYYGIGRYVSENSRTGFWGKGAIEQISSLLQKELPGLRGFSVSNIKNMRVFYEEWEPVLNRQPAAGDLILDEKLLLSVIRQPLADEFNWSDFLSIGFSHHTEIISKAKTLEARLFYIHECAIHYWSKYTLRDYLKADLYNHRGTLPNNFAQTLPDTKQALKAVCSFKDEYLLDFINVEELNEEEEDLDEKIVEKAIVANVKKFIMTFGQDFSFIGNQYRMEVAGEEMFIDLLFFNRELNSLVAVELKSGKFRTSYLGQLNTYLSALDTYIRKPHENPSIGIILCREMNQTFVEFAVRDYNKPMGVATYRASKDMPERLRNALPDIEELKKLL
- a CDS encoding glycosyltransferase family 2 protein — translated: MKKVTLLIPVYNEEAMLPTLYQRLIELINRNSTYAWEILFINDGSSDRTLDVIRQLRQTDSRVNFVNLSRNFGKEIAMLAGFDYTTGDCCVVMDADLQDPPELVDRMLQYWEEGYDDIYAKRRNRGEESWMRRRLSLAFYSILQKMSRIDILPNVGDFRLLDRRCVLTLRHLREQERYTKGLFCWIGYRKKSIEFDRGDRLAGHSSWSFFKLLNLAIEGITSSSTAPLRIATVCGILCSISSFIYAIYFLIKTIIYGDQAAGFPTLIVVILFLGGIQLFALGVIGEYIGRIFKETKRRPAYIASDYNEKKLGYDE